One genomic window of bacterium includes the following:
- a CDS encoding aconitase family protein — MGENVTRKILKEHLVDGRMTAGEEIGIKIDEILIQDITGTAAMMHFEAMQLHRVRCKVACCYGDHNVLQVSEENTEDHVYLASAARKYGIWWAKPGAGIGHQIQQEHFAAPGDTALGADSHTPHIGGMGVYAMGAGGLDVAVAMGGGPYYLGMPAVVRVQLTGRLRPWSTAKDVILEMLRRLTASGGFGKVFEYSGPGVTTLNVQQRITICNMGAELGATTSMFPSDAATRDYLRTIGRGDAWREVLPDLDAAYDESLEVDLGAIEPLVAMPSNPD; from the coding sequence ATGGGCGAGAACGTGACGCGGAAGATCCTCAAGGAACATCTCGTGGACGGCCGGATGACGGCGGGTGAGGAGATCGGCATCAAAATCGACGAGATCCTCATCCAGGACATCACGGGCACCGCCGCGATGATGCACTTCGAAGCCATGCAGCTGCACCGCGTCCGTTGCAAGGTGGCGTGCTGCTACGGCGACCACAACGTGCTTCAGGTGAGCGAGGAGAACACCGAGGACCACGTCTACCTCGCCTCGGCCGCGCGAAAGTACGGCATCTGGTGGGCGAAACCAGGCGCGGGGATCGGCCACCAAATCCAGCAGGAGCATTTCGCGGCCCCCGGCGACACGGCGCTCGGCGCGGACAGCCATACGCCGCACATCGGCGGGATGGGCGTCTACGCGATGGGCGCCGGCGGGCTGGACGTCGCCGTGGCGATGGGCGGCGGTCCATACTATCTCGGCATGCCGGCCGTGGTGCGGGTGCAGCTGACCGGCCGCCTCAGGCCGTGGTCGACCGCCAAAGACGTGATCCTCGAGATGCTGCGCCGGCTCACCGCAAGCGGCGGGTTCGGCAAGGTCTTCGAGTACAGCGGCCCCGGGGTCACGACGCTGAACGTCCAGCAGCGCATCACGATCTGCAACATGGGCGCGGAGCTCGGCGCGACGACCTCGATGTTCCCCTCCGACGCCGCGACGCGGGACTACCTCCGGACGATCGGCCGCGGAGACGCCTGGCGCGAGGTGCTGCCCGATCTGGACGCCGCGTACGACGAGTCGCTGGAAGTGGACCTCGGCGCGATCGAGCCGCTCGTCGCCATGCCGAGCAACCCCGACAA
- a CDS encoding uroporphyrinogen decarboxylase family protein, with translation MTHRERIEAAVAGTRPDRVPAALWRHFPEHDQKAERLVDAHVAFYRAYDPDLLKVTPASGYYGDDWGLRAGYKPNREGVRSISDRPIKKPPDWGRLRRLDTSHGVYGRETHVIRLVAEAVGRDVHVLETVFSPLSIARTLAGEQAAVRYLREDADALHEGLEIITDVQAAFIREILSAGADGVFFSTQMATTDLLTREEYEEFGRPYDLRMLDAAAGSLVFLHLHGVNVMFDLFDDYPIQILNWHARETAPTIAEARRRATVCLAGGLDAWNTLAKGTPDDVAAQVRDAIAQTGGRGHIVTTGCVMPIDTPDANIRAALAAARETESPS, from the coding sequence ATGACGCATCGCGAGCGGATCGAGGCGGCGGTGGCCGGGACCCGGCCGGATCGGGTGCCCGCCGCGCTGTGGCGGCACTTCCCCGAGCACGACCAGAAGGCCGAGCGGCTCGTCGACGCCCACGTCGCGTTCTACCGCGCCTACGATCCGGATCTCTTGAAGGTGACCCCGGCCAGCGGCTATTACGGCGACGACTGGGGGTTGCGGGCGGGCTACAAGCCGAACCGTGAAGGGGTCCGGTCGATCAGCGACCGTCCGATCAAGAAGCCGCCGGACTGGGGGCGCCTCCGGCGCCTCGACACGAGTCACGGCGTCTACGGGCGCGAAACCCACGTCATCCGGCTGGTCGCCGAGGCGGTCGGACGCGACGTGCACGTGCTGGAAACCGTGTTCAGCCCGCTCAGCATCGCGCGCACGCTCGCGGGAGAACAGGCTGCGGTGCGGTACCTGCGCGAGGACGCCGACGCCCTCCACGAAGGCCTGGAGATCATCACGGACGTCCAGGCGGCGTTCATCCGCGAGATCCTGTCCGCGGGCGCCGATGGGGTGTTCTTCTCCACGCAGATGGCGACGACCGACCTGCTGACCCGTGAAGAGTATGAAGAATTCGGACGGCCCTACGATCTGCGCATGCTGGACGCGGCGGCCGGCTCGCTCGTCTTCCTGCACCTCCACGGGGTCAACGTGATGTTCGATCTGTTCGACGATTACCCGATTCAGATTTTGAACTGGCACGCGCGGGAGACGGCGCCCACGATCGCGGAAGCGCGGCGGCGGGCGACGGTGTGCCTGGCGGGCGGCCTCGACGCCTGGAACACGCTGGCCAAGGGCACGCCCGACGACGTGGCGGCGCAGGTCCGCGACGCGATCGCCCAAACCGGCGGACGCGGCCACATCGTCACCACGGGCTGCGTCATGCCCATCGACACGCCGGATGCCAACATCCGCGCCGCGCTCGCGGCGGCCCGCGAGACCGAGTCCCCGTCCTAG